Proteins from one Microtus pennsylvanicus isolate mMicPen1 chromosome 7, mMicPen1.hap1, whole genome shotgun sequence genomic window:
- the Rpl7l1 gene encoding ribosomal protein uL30-like, producing the protein MSSSCRAGKMAEEGERKKIPLVPENLLKKRKAYQALKATQAKQALLARREGKSKQFRFKRLESFLHDSWRQKRDMVRVRRLEVKPRALEAPDKHSLAFVMRIERIEGVSSLVQNTIAKLRLKKLFSGVFINVTPQTVRLLRTVEPYVTWGFPNLKSVRELILKRGQAKINNKTVPLTNNTVIEEHLGRFGVICLEDLIHEIAFPGKHFRAISSFLCPFHLSVARHATKNRVGFLKEMGSPGYRGERINQLIRQLN; encoded by the exons ATGAGCAGTAGCTGTAGAGCCGGAAAGATGGCGGAGGAAGG agaaagaaaaaagatcccTTTGGTTCCAGAAAATCTCCTGAAAAAGAGGAAGGCTTATCAGGCCCTCAAAGCCACCCAGGCAAAGCAGGCACTTTTGGCAAGGAGAGAG GGAAAATCAAAACAGTTCAGGTTTAAGCGACTGGAGTCATTCCTGCATGATTCCTGGCGGCAGAAGCGTGACATGGTGCGAGTCCGGCGACTAGAGGTGAAGCCTCGTGCACTGGAAGCGCCTGATAAACACTCCCTGGCCTTCGTCATGCGCATTGAAAG GATAGAAGGAGTGAGTTCTCTGGTACAGAACACCATAGCAAAACTTCGCCTGAAGAAATTGTTCAGTGGTGTCTTCATCAATGTCACCCCTCAGACTGTAAGATTGCTGCGTACTGTGGAGCCTTATGTGACCTGGGG ATTTCCAAATCTGAAATCTGTCCGGGAACTCATCTTGAAACGTGGACAAGCGAAGATTAACAATAAGACTGTCCCTCTAACCAACAACACGGTGATTGAGGAGCACCTGG GGAGATTTGGTGTCATTTGCCTGGAAGACCTCATCCATGAAATTGCCTTCCCGGGGAAGCATTTCCGGGCGATCTCTTCATTCTTGTGCCCATTCCACCTCTCTGTGGCCCGTCACGCTACCAAGAACAGAGTGGGGTTCCTCAAGGAGATGGGCTCTCCTGGCTATCGGGGTGAACGCATCAATCAGCTCATCCGCCAGCTGAACTAA